A region of Saccharococcus thermophilus DNA encodes the following proteins:
- the bioF gene encoding 8-amino-7-oxononanoate synthase: protein MKNHIQSVLHQLEQKAQKRMLKNVSSSDSAWIVMNGKKMLNLASNNYLGLANDKRLIEAGCQAMRTYGAGATASRLIVGNYELYTRAEEALKKWKKAEAALIFNSGYTANLGIIASLIGRDDIVFSDWLNHASIIDGIRLSKAERYRYYHNDLDHLESLLKQASPHKRKLIVTDSIFSMDGDMALLEGLVTLKKRYNAILMVDEAHSSGIYGERGEGLVHHLHLQDEVDIQMGTFSKALGSFGAYVVGEQWLIDYLMNTMRSFIFTTALPPAVLGVIEKSIEIVQEEHVRRQTLQVHSHYFRTELQKLGFNIGKSTTHIVPIIIGSNEQTVQMSERLQEHGIAAVAIRPPTVPEGTSRIRFSLSSSLTKEELDWALERIAKVGREMGLIA from the coding sequence ATGAAAAATCATATTCAATCCGTACTTCATCAATTAGAACAAAAAGCACAAAAGCGGATGTTAAAGAATGTATCCTCTTCGGATAGCGCATGGATTGTCATGAACGGAAAGAAGATGTTAAATTTAGCATCAAACAATTACCTAGGGCTAGCGAATGATAAACGATTAATCGAAGCGGGATGTCAAGCGATGCGTACATATGGAGCGGGAGCCACTGCTTCGCGTCTTATTGTCGGCAATTATGAACTATATACGAGAGCCGAAGAAGCGTTAAAAAAATGGAAAAAGGCAGAAGCAGCGCTCATTTTCAATAGCGGATATACGGCTAATCTCGGAATCATTGCGTCTCTGATCGGCCGCGATGATATTGTATTTAGCGACTGGCTCAATCACGCGAGCATTATTGATGGCATCAGACTAAGCAAGGCAGAACGTTATCGTTATTATCATAACGATCTCGATCATTTAGAGTCATTGTTGAAGCAAGCATCTCCGCATAAGCGGAAGTTGATTGTCACCGATTCGATTTTCAGCATGGATGGAGACATGGCGCTTTTAGAAGGATTAGTGACGTTAAAAAAACGTTACAATGCCATACTGATGGTCGATGAAGCGCATAGCAGCGGCATTTATGGAGAAAGAGGAGAAGGTCTTGTTCACCATCTTCATTTGCAAGATGAGGTCGATATCCAGATGGGCACCTTCAGCAAGGCGTTAGGCAGCTTTGGCGCTTATGTTGTGGGAGAACAATGGCTCATTGATTATTTGATGAATACGATGCGCAGCTTTATTTTTACGACCGCTTTACCTCCAGCTGTTCTTGGTGTCATTGAAAAATCGATTGAGATTGTTCAAGAAGAACATGTAAGAAGACAAACGTTGCAAGTTCACAGCCATTATTTCCGCACTGAGCTCCAAAAATTAGGGTTTAACATTGGAAAAAGCACGACACACATCGTTCCGATCATCATCGGCTCGAACGAGCAAACGGTTCAAATGAGCGAGCGGCTTCAAGAACACGGCATCGCCGCGGTAGCGATCCGGCCGCCAACTGTTCCCGAAGGCACGTCCCGCATCCGCTTTTCTCTTTCTTCCTCTTTGACGAAGGAAGAATTAGATTGGGCGCTCGAACGGATTGCGAAAGTAGGAAGAGAAATGGGATTGATAGCGTAA
- a CDS encoding CotH kinase family protein: protein MATSQLLLFSIYIHPNDLRELRRDIWNDEPVPATLTFHKKKFHIDISYRGSHIRKFKKKSYFISFYKPYFFHGAHELHLNAEYKDPSLMRNKLSLDFFSDLGVLSPSSQHVLLSINGRHEGIYLQLESVDEFFLKKRQLPIGPIFYAIDDDANFSLIGSFENVPKTSLDMGYERKLGTREDHRYLEEFIFKLNTTPKYEYESVMSNILDVNKYLRWLAGVVCTQNFDGFVHNYALYRNPDSGLFEIIPWDFDATWGRDINGKQMDYDYVRIEGFNTLTARLLDIERFRKMYYDIMKHTLDHEFTVEFMKPKVEELYQQLRPHVFNDPYIKDHIEQFDDEPEQICEFIEKRNAYLKSQLSTLL, encoded by the coding sequence ATGGCAACTAGTCAGTTACTTCTATTTTCCATTTATATCCATCCCAATGATTTGCGGGAGCTGCGCCGCGACATTTGGAACGATGAACCTGTTCCTGCTACGCTTACATTTCATAAAAAAAAATTTCATATCGATATAAGCTATCGCGGCTCACACATTCGAAAATTTAAGAAAAAATCCTATTTTATCTCGTTTTATAAACCTTATTTCTTTCATGGAGCCCATGAACTTCACTTGAACGCGGAATATAAAGACCCTTCTCTCATGAGAAATAAACTTTCCCTCGATTTTTTCTCGGATCTTGGCGTCCTTTCGCCTTCCTCTCAACACGTTCTTTTATCGATCAATGGAAGGCACGAGGGAATTTATCTTCAATTAGAATCGGTGGATGAATTTTTCTTAAAAAAGCGCCAATTGCCAATAGGACCTATTTTTTACGCGATTGATGATGACGCTAATTTTTCGCTGATTGGTTCGTTTGAGAATGTCCCTAAAACATCTTTAGATATGGGCTATGAAAGAAAGCTGGGAACTCGAGAGGATCATCGATATCTTGAGGAATTCATTTTCAAATTAAATACAACGCCAAAATATGAATACGAATCTGTCATGTCCAATATTTTGGACGTAAATAAATATTTGCGCTGGCTTGCAGGAGTTGTTTGCACGCAAAATTTCGATGGCTTTGTTCACAATTACGCGCTATATCGTAATCCAGATTCCGGCTTATTTGAAATCATTCCGTGGGATTTTGACGCTACTTGGGGAAGGGATATTAATGGAAAACAAATGGATTATGATTATGTACGTATCGAAGGATTTAATACGTTAACTGCTCGATTATTAGATATCGAGCGCTTTCGCAAAATGTATTATGACATCATGAAACATACATTAGATCATGAATTCACCGTGGAGTTTATGAAGCCAAAAGTGGAGGAACTTTATCAGCAATTGCGGCCACATGTCTTCAATGATCCGTATATAAAAGACCATATTGAACAGTTTGACGATGAGCCCGAGCAGATTTGCGAGTTCATCGAAAAACGAAACGCTTATTTAAAAAGCCAGTTATCTACCCTATTATAA
- a CDS encoding IS256 family transposase, whose translation MSKSIPNVDWANQLESVIRQFVKEKLELIMREEIKNFLEIEQAGTSNMRNGYYQRNLDTQYGRIEGLLVPRDRNGEFQTQLFAPYQRHTGWLEEAIIRMYQSGMSTREIGKFIERILGSTYSPATISRITDVVKEDIEKWHTRPLHKRYSVLYLDGLYVKLRRETVEKEVIYVVLGVNEEGYREILDFFVGGQESAYVWQEILQHLYQRGAKEVLLGIFDGLPGLEEAFKAVYPKADVQRCVVHKVRNTLHRVRKKDQFEVAEDLRLIYRAPNKEMALQMFQQFESKWSSKYPREVQSWANELDVLLTFMDYPSSIRSVIYTTNAIERTIKEIRKRLKPMNSLNSLEAAEKIVYLTIQDFNEKWAGRKLRGFAEAQEALERMFEERYH comes from the coding sequence ATGTCTAAAAGTATACCGAATGTCGACTGGGCAAATCAACTGGAAAGTGTCATTCGTCAGTTTGTAAAGGAAAAATTAGAACTGATCATGCGGGAAGAAATCAAGAATTTCCTCGAAATAGAACAGGCCGGAACATCAAATATGAGAAACGGCTACTATCAACGAAATCTAGATACGCAATATGGCCGGATTGAAGGTCTTTTGGTCCCTAGAGACCGAAACGGAGAATTTCAAACACAGTTGTTTGCCCCTTACCAACGGCACACCGGCTGGCTGGAGGAAGCAATCATTAGGATGTACCAAAGTGGCATGAGTACACGGGAAATTGGCAAGTTTATCGAACGAATTCTAGGAAGCACCTATTCTCCTGCGACGATCAGCCGTATTACCGATGTCGTGAAGGAAGACATCGAGAAATGGCACACTCGTCCACTGCACAAGCGTTATTCCGTCTTATATTTGGATGGTTTATACGTAAAACTTCGTCGCGAAACCGTGGAGAAAGAAGTCATTTATGTGGTGTTAGGGGTGAACGAAGAAGGATATCGCGAAATTCTTGATTTCTTTGTGGGAGGACAAGAAAGCGCCTATGTATGGCAGGAAATTCTTCAACACCTCTACCAAAGAGGCGCCAAGGAAGTGCTTCTGGGCATATTCGATGGACTACCAGGGTTGGAGGAAGCCTTTAAGGCGGTTTATCCGAAAGCCGATGTGCAGCGTTGTGTCGTTCACAAAGTCCGTAACACGCTCCATCGTGTTCGGAAAAAAGACCAATTTGAAGTGGCCGAGGATCTCAGGCTGATTTATCGCGCGCCGAATAAGGAGATGGCGTTACAGATGTTTCAACAGTTTGAGTCGAAATGGTCAAGCAAGTATCCGAGAGAAGTTCAATCTTGGGCCAATGAGTTGGATGTCCTCCTTACATTTATGGATTATCCAAGCAGTATTCGAAGTGTGATTTACACGACGAATGCCATTGAACGAACGATCAAGGAGATTCGGAAACGTCTAAAGCCGATGAACAGTTTGAATAGTTTAGAAGCCGCTGAAAAAATCGTATATTTGACCATTCAAGATTTTAATGAGAAATGGGCAGGGCGAAAGTTGCGAGGATTTGCCGAAGCACAGGAAGCCCTCGAGCGAATGTTTGAAGAACGTTATCATTAA
- a CDS encoding DUF2642 domain-containing protein: MNNLHSLVGKQVQLEVSGKVMLQGILVDVGLDILVIYNGKEYLYIPHLHIHNIRLSTNPLEELSNVTPELPFDGDDSISYRKTLTNAKGRFVEIYVTGNKSIHGYVTAILNDYFVFYSPVYKTMLISLNHLKWLTPYQTNITPYTLGNEVLPVQPTNTPLQRSLEEQLKKLAGKLVVFDLGDHPMKIGLLKQVQNDIIELVTASGESVFWKIMHVKTVHLP; this comes from the coding sequence ATGAATAATTTACATTCTTTAGTCGGAAAGCAAGTACAACTAGAAGTCTCAGGAAAAGTAATGTTGCAAGGAATACTTGTCGATGTAGGATTAGATATCCTTGTGATTTACAACGGAAAAGAATATTTATATATTCCTCATTTGCACATTCACAACATCAGATTATCTACGAACCCACTTGAGGAATTATCGAATGTGACCCCCGAATTGCCTTTTGATGGAGATGACTCGATTTCCTATCGGAAAACATTAACCAACGCGAAAGGCCGGTTTGTCGAAATTTATGTGACAGGAAATAAATCAATCCATGGCTATGTTACAGCTATTTTAAATGATTACTTCGTTTTCTACTCACCTGTGTATAAGACGATGCTTATTTCTCTAAACCATTTAAAATGGCTAACCCCCTATCAAACAAACATTACTCCATACACGCTAGGCAATGAAGTGCTGCCAGTGCAACCAACCAACACTCCACTACAAAGGTCGCTAGAAGAACAACTTAAAAAATTGGCGGGAAAATTAGTCGTATTTGATTTAGGCGACCATCCGATGAAAATCGGATTGCTTAAGCAAGTACAAAACGACATCATTGAACTTGTAACCGCTAGCGGAGAATCCGTATTTTGGAAAATCATGCACGTAAAAACGGTTCATCTTCCTTAA
- a CDS encoding VOC family protein, with amino-acid sequence MDIRVKRLDHVQICIPFGAEDEARAFYTDLLGFTEIEKPDSLKANGGLWYRIGDIELHIGVEDRSGYNSKSHPAFEVENIDEVRRYLEENGVPTKDEKPIPGVKRFSFRDPFHNRIEFLSKR; translated from the coding sequence ATGGACATTCGCGTCAAACGATTAGACCATGTACAAATTTGCATCCCTTTCGGCGCCGAAGATGAGGCGCGCGCCTTTTACACCGATTTGCTCGGCTTTACGGAAATCGAAAAGCCGGACTCCCTAAAAGCGAACGGCGGCCTTTGGTACCGAATCGGCGATATCGAGCTTCATATCGGCGTTGAAGACCGAAGCGGCTACAACAGCAAAAGCCACCCTGCATTTGAAGTCGAAAACATCGATGAAGTGCGCCGTTACCTAGAAGAAAATGGCGTTCCGACCAAAGACGAAAAACCGATTCCAGGGGTGAAGCGGTTTTCGTTTCGCGATCCGTTCCACAATCGGATTGAGTTTTTGTCGAAAAGATAA
- a CDS encoding VOC family protein → MKVQGFSHVTINVKDLVRSLRFYVDVLGMKLVHRGRKDAYLEWGSAWICLQERPDMAEQRPQIGVDHVAFFIDEQDFVEAVKQLKANDVTIVWEPIRRGRGLSVNFLDSDGTQLELHTSTLAERMKVWK, encoded by the coding sequence ATGAAAGTGCAAGGATTTAGCCATGTAACCATCAATGTGAAGGATTTGGTTCGTTCGCTTCGTTTTTATGTGGATGTATTAGGAATGAAGCTTGTTCATCGTGGACGGAAGGATGCGTACTTAGAATGGGGAAGTGCGTGGATTTGCCTGCAGGAGCGTCCGGACATGGCAGAGCAGCGTCCGCAGATCGGCGTGGACCATGTGGCGTTTTTTATCGATGAACAAGATTTTGTAGAAGCGGTAAAACAACTAAAAGCGAACGATGTGACGATTGTCTGGGAACCGATCCGCCGCGGCCGCGGTCTTTCGGTCAACTTTCTTGATTCAGACGGTACGCAATTGGAATTGCATACGTCGACGCTGGCCGAGCGGATGAAAGTATGGAAATAA
- a CDS encoding DoxX family protein codes for MVKWLREHASASVIMVLFRLYLGYAWITAGWHKLTEGFDASGFLKGALANATGEHPAVQGWWAAFIEHFALPNVGLFNVLVPWGEFLVGIALILGIFTTFAALMGAVMNFAFMFSGATSTNPQMVLLTVFILVAGANAGRYGLDHWVLPYIHKFTHKMHRPHRPAMLHK; via the coding sequence ATGGTTAAATGGCTTCGCGAACATGCCAGCGCTTCTGTCATCATGGTGTTGTTCCGTTTGTATCTCGGCTACGCTTGGATCACCGCAGGATGGCATAAGTTAACGGAAGGGTTTGATGCATCGGGATTTTTGAAAGGAGCGCTTGCTAATGCAACTGGGGAACATCCAGCGGTGCAAGGCTGGTGGGCTGCGTTTATCGAGCATTTCGCCCTGCCGAACGTCGGATTGTTTAACGTGCTTGTGCCTTGGGGAGAATTTCTAGTCGGCATCGCACTTATTCTCGGCATTTTTACAACGTTTGCCGCACTAATGGGTGCTGTCATGAATTTTGCGTTTATGTTCTCGGGAGCGACGAGCACAAACCCGCAAATGGTATTGTTAACGGTGTTCATCCTTGTAGCGGGCGCCAATGCTGGCAGATATGGCCTTGACCATTGGGTGCTCCCTTATATTCATAAGTTTACACATAAAATGCACCGTCCGCATCGTCCAGCAATGTTGCATAAATGA
- a CDS encoding 5'-3' exonuclease, translating to MTQTSKKLLLIDGMALLFRSFYATAIHGNFMFTSEGIPTNAVYGFVKHFIAAVHHIEPTHVVCCWDMGSTTFRTEMFPMYKANRGESPLELVPQFELAKHVVSAFDIPNIGVLGAEADDCIGTLTKQWKDEMDIAILTGDQDLLQLLSKTVTVYLLDKGIGNYHIYTLERFRKEMEILPSQWVDVKALMGDASDNYPGVRGIGEKTALKLVRQYGSIEGILEHLPFLTKSQRQKLQEHEEMLHLSRKLAKIYCDLPIALRLEEAEWNVDKEKVKQAFLALEFKGLDRLLTYK from the coding sequence ATGACGCAAACGAGCAAAAAGTTGCTGCTTATTGACGGGATGGCGCTCTTATTTCGTTCGTTTTATGCGACGGCAATTCATGGGAATTTTATGTTTACAAGCGAAGGGATTCCAACAAACGCGGTTTATGGATTTGTCAAGCATTTCATCGCTGCCGTCCATCATATAGAGCCAACGCATGTTGTTTGCTGCTGGGATATGGGGAGCACGACGTTTCGAACGGAAATGTTTCCGATGTACAAGGCGAACCGAGGGGAGTCGCCATTAGAGCTTGTCCCGCAGTTTGAACTGGCCAAGCATGTTGTTTCCGCGTTTGATATTCCGAACATTGGCGTACTAGGAGCGGAGGCGGATGATTGTATTGGCACGCTCACAAAGCAATGGAAAGACGAAATGGACATTGCCATTTTGACAGGGGATCAAGATTTGCTGCAGCTTCTTTCCAAAACGGTAACGGTATATTTGCTGGACAAAGGGATTGGCAATTATCATATTTATACGCTCGAGCGGTTTCGAAAGGAGATGGAAATCCTGCCATCACAATGGGTCGATGTCAAAGCGTTAATGGGCGACGCAAGCGACAACTATCCAGGAGTGCGCGGCATCGGCGAAAAAACAGCGCTAAAATTAGTGCGTCAGTACGGTTCGATTGAAGGGATTCTCGAACATCTACCCTTTTTGACAAAGTCGCAGCGGCAAAAACTGCAAGAACATGAAGAGATGCTGCATCTTTCTAGAAAACTAGCAAAAATTTATTGCGATCTTCCGATAGCGCTGCGACTCGAGGAGGCGGAGTGGAACGTAGACAAAGAAAAAGTGAAGCAGGCTTTCCTCGCTTTAGAATTTAAAGGGTTGGATCGCTTGTTGACATATAAGTAA
- a CDS encoding aminopeptidase produces the protein MSNMEQNLEKYAALAVQVGVNVQKGQTLFVNAPLEAAPLVRKIAKKAYEAGAKHVYVEWNDEDLTYIKFKYAPDEAFLEYPMWRAKGMEQLVEEGAAFLSIYSPNPDLLKDVDPTRVATANKTASKALSNYRSALMADQNCWSLISVPTPAWAKKIFPDVSEEEAIDKLWEAIFRITRVDQDDPIQAWQQHNDRLTKIVDYLNEKQYKQLIYEAPGTNLTIELVENHVWHGGAAVSQKGVRFNPNIPTEEVFTMPHKDGVNGKVSNTKPLNYNGNLIDGFTLTFKDGKVVDFTAEKGYETLKHLLDTDEGARRLGEVALVPHQSPISMSNLIFYNTLFDENAACHLALGKAYPTNIQDGTTMSKEELDKHGVNDSLIHEDFMIGSAELNIDGVTKDGKREPIFRNGNWAFELK, from the coding sequence ATGAGCAATATGGAGCAAAATTTAGAAAAATATGCCGCGCTCGCCGTACAAGTCGGCGTCAACGTCCAAAAAGGGCAGACCCTGTTTGTAAACGCACCGCTTGAAGCCGCTCCGCTCGTGCGGAAAATCGCGAAAAAAGCATACGAAGCCGGCGCCAAACACGTCTATGTCGAATGGAATGACGAAGATCTTACATACATTAAATTCAAATATGCTCCCGATGAAGCGTTTTTGGAATATCCAATGTGGCGGGCGAAAGGCATGGAACAGCTCGTCGAGGAAGGAGCAGCGTTTTTATCGATTTATTCTCCAAATCCTGATTTATTGAAAGATGTGGATCCAACACGAGTCGCCACCGCCAATAAAACGGCATCAAAAGCGTTAAGCAACTACCGCAGCGCGCTAATGGCCGATCAAAACTGCTGGTCGCTCATTTCCGTCCCAACGCCGGCATGGGCGAAAAAAATATTTCCGGACGTCAGTGAAGAAGAAGCGATCGACAAGCTATGGGAGGCGATATTCCGCATCACCCGCGTCGACCAAGACGATCCGATCCAGGCTTGGCAGCAGCACAATGACCGACTCACCAAAATCGTCGATTATTTAAACGAAAAACAATACAAACAGCTCATTTATGAAGCGCCAGGAACGAACTTAACGATCGAACTGGTTGAAAACCATGTATGGCATGGCGGTGCGGCCGTCAGCCAGAAAGGCGTGCGCTTTAACCCGAACATCCCGACGGAAGAAGTGTTTACGATGCCGCATAAAGACGGGGTCAATGGCAAGGTGAGCAATACCAAACCGCTTAATTATAACGGCAACTTGATCGACGGATTTACTTTGACATTCAAAGACGGCAAAGTCGTCGACTTTACCGCGGAAAAAGGGTATGAAACATTAAAACATTTATTAGATACGGATGAAGGCGCACGCCGCTTGGGGGAAGTCGCGTTAGTGCCGCATCAATCGCCAATTTCCATGTCTAATCTAATTTTTTATAACACGTTGTTCGATGAAAACGCCGCATGCCATCTGGCGCTTGGAAAAGCATACCCAACTAACATTCAAGATGGAACAACGATGTCCAAAGAAGAATTAGATAAACATGGTGTAAACGATAGCCTTATCCATGAAGATTTTATGATTGGTTCTGCGGAATTAAACATTGACGGTGTCACGAAAGACGGCAAACGCGAACCGATTTTCCGCAACGGAAACTGGGCGTTTGAATTGAAATAA
- a CDS encoding IS1634 family transposase yields the protein MNVQVKKVYRNSYLNIISALFKKLGLPQLIDHLVPVDPQCQTRVSDAVQAILYNVFDGRQALVHLEHWAQEVDCEKLIRPDLHPSWLNDDALARHLDRLYEAGIHNVISTCLIHIYRKEGLSLRAFHADTTDKTVYGAYESASLEALQITHGYNRHHRWQKQIGFGLVGNEDGIPFYGDVHDGNLPDKTWNPEVLSRVHEQLKQAKIEDEWIYVADSAAMTKETLAQTKAANAFLITRGPSSLRIVKTALAEADAEDTTWSDPFTLAERNGATYRVWETASTYEGHPVRLIVVESSALDQRKGKTLEKERTKEAELLREEQARWERHPFSCREDAEQALASLKASLRPRFHRVEAAVEEIVRLKKRRGRPKKGAEPEVETLYFLHLDVEFDQDAWEQARRKASRFVLVTTVPKEWKGQPMDAQEILKLYKGQISVEMNFAFLKDPFFTDEIYVKKPERVAVLGYLFLLALAIYRVFQRRVRQFITPEHPLKGPGGRKLTRPTGQAIFQLFQYVNVVLFKLPDGRIQRSLDRSLTPDQRRILQGLGMDESIYV from the coding sequence ATGAACGTTCAAGTCAAAAAGGTCTATCGCAATTCTTATTTGAATATAATAAGTGCCCTATTCAAGAAACTGGGTCTGCCTCAATTGATTGACCATCTCGTGCCCGTCGATCCGCAGTGCCAAACGCGAGTCAGCGATGCCGTTCAGGCCATCCTCTACAATGTGTTTGACGGCCGGCAAGCCCTTGTTCACTTGGAACATTGGGCTCAGGAGGTCGATTGTGAGAAACTCATCCGTCCCGATCTCCATCCTTCCTGGTTGAACGACGATGCGTTGGCCCGTCATCTCGATCGCCTGTATGAGGCTGGCATTCACAACGTCATCAGCACTTGCTTGATTCATATTTATCGAAAAGAAGGCCTTTCCCTCCGAGCCTTCCACGCCGATACGACGGACAAGACCGTTTACGGCGCGTATGAATCGGCCTCGTTAGAGGCCTTACAAATCACACATGGCTACAACCGCCATCATCGTTGGCAAAAACAGATCGGTTTCGGACTGGTCGGCAACGAGGACGGCATCCCGTTTTACGGCGATGTGCACGATGGCAACCTGCCCGATAAAACATGGAATCCCGAGGTGCTGTCTCGTGTCCATGAACAGCTGAAGCAGGCCAAAATCGAAGACGAATGGATTTACGTGGCCGATTCCGCCGCGATGACGAAAGAGACCCTGGCGCAAACCAAAGCGGCCAACGCCTTTTTGATCACCAGAGGCCCTTCGTCGCTCCGGATCGTGAAAACCGCGCTGGCCGAAGCGGATGCTGAGGACACGACGTGGAGCGATCCCTTTACGTTGGCGGAGAGAAACGGCGCCACGTACCGGGTATGGGAAACGGCCTCGACGTATGAAGGCCACCCCGTTCGGCTGATCGTTGTTGAATCGAGCGCGCTCGACCAGCGAAAAGGAAAGACGCTTGAAAAAGAACGAACCAAAGAAGCGGAGCTTCTTCGCGAGGAACAAGCCCGTTGGGAGCGTCACCCCTTCTCCTGCCGGGAAGATGCCGAACAAGCCTTGGCGTCCCTCAAGGCGTCCCTTCGCCCCCGGTTTCATCGGGTTGAGGCCGCGGTCGAAGAGATCGTACGCCTGAAAAAACGGCGCGGACGGCCGAAAAAAGGGGCGGAACCCGAGGTGGAGACGCTGTATTTCTTGCACCTTGACGTCGAATTCGACCAAGACGCGTGGGAACAGGCGAGACGGAAAGCGTCCCGGTTTGTCCTTGTCACGACCGTTCCGAAGGAATGGAAGGGCCAACCCATGGATGCCCAAGAGATCTTGAAGCTGTATAAAGGGCAGATCTCGGTGGAAATGAACTTCGCTTTTTTGAAAGATCCGTTTTTCACGGATGAGATTTACGTCAAAAAACCAGAACGGGTCGCAGTATTAGGCTATTTGTTTCTGTTGGCCTTGGCTATTTACCGCGTTTTTCAGCGCCGAGTGCGTCAGTTTATTACTCCAGAACACCCGTTGAAGGGTCCTGGAGGCCGCAAGCTGACCCGGCCGACGGGACAGGCGATTTTTCAGCTGTTTCAATATGTGAACGTCGTCCTGTTCAAGCTGCCGGATGGGCGCATCCAACGCTCACTGGATCGCTCCCTTACCCCTGATCAGCGAAGGATTCTGCAGGGATTGGGCATGGATGAGAGCATCTACGTGTAA